One Primulina eburnea isolate SZY01 chromosome 4, ASM2296580v1, whole genome shotgun sequence genomic window, ttgatTAACTTTATCCCCTTCAATCTCTCTATATCTATTCAAATACCTTTTCAAAGGTCCTGCATAATCATCGAACCCTAGCGTCTCCAGAGCGCAGCAGATATCGTCGCCGTTCACCGTCTTTCGCCTCTCCGTTCGGCACTTTTCCGAGGCTTCACTCGTGACAAATCCAATGAACTCAGACACGCACTCTTGCATAGTTTCT contains:
- the LOC140830012 gene encoding nuclear transcription factor Y subunit B-5-like produces the protein MVDNSEASPSNDLKEPERLLPIANVGRIMKNILPTNAKISKEAKETMQECVSEFIGFVTSEASEKCRTERRKTVNGDDICCALETLGFDDYAGPLKRYLNRYREIEGDKVNQSKASGTEDQMEENFFLYTSNKPS